One Malus sylvestris chromosome 14, drMalSylv7.2, whole genome shotgun sequence DNA segment encodes these proteins:
- the LOC126598564 gene encoding uncharacterized protein LOC126598564 isoform X1, whose translation MECPNCREIENGKWRYYVSCSPDHELDLSEDEMDYEDSPIEFLDMVKVQSLSRMIIMDENGKQARVRETGASSSRSTTGEVNALKEEVTTLKAQLAAQGEQMSIIVRALQMSGLNLHLILLHLRPPSHFAQPIPSSLIYQTYKTTCYNFFFFVPSFIFFVRTSCMYIFIYFIIK comes from the exons ATGGAATGCCCTAATTGTCGCGAAATTGAGAATGGCAAATGGAGGTACTATGTATCTTGTAGCCCTGACCATGAGCTCGACCTATCCGAGGACGAGATGGATTATGAGGACAGTCCTATAGAGTTCCTTGACATGGTAAAA GTTCAATCGTTGTCGAGGATGATTATCATGGATGAGAATGGGAAGCAG GCACGGGTTCGTGAGACGGGTGCCTCCTCTTCCAGATCGACCACAGGAGAGGTCAATGCCTTGAAGGAGGAAGTGACAACCCTAAAAGCTCAACTTGCAGCCCAGGGCGAGCAGATGAGTATTATTGTACGGGCCTTACAGATGTCCGGCCTCAACTTGCACCTAATCTTGCTCCACCTTCGACCTCCCAGCCACTTCGCCCAGCCGATACCCAGTAGTCTGATATATCAAACATATAAGACTACTTgttacaattttttcttttttgttccgagttttatcttttttgttcggacatcttgtatgtacattttcatatattttataattaaataa
- the LOC126598564 gene encoding uncharacterized protein LOC126598564 isoform X2: MECPNCREIENGKWRYYVSCSPDHELDLSEDEMDYEDSPIEFLDMVQSLSRMIIMDENGKQARVRETGASSSRSTTGEVNALKEEVTTLKAQLAAQGEQMSIIVRALQMSGLNLHLILLHLRPPSHFAQPIPSSLIYQTYKTTCYNFFFFVPSFIFFVRTSCMYIFIYFIIK, encoded by the exons ATGGAATGCCCTAATTGTCGCGAAATTGAGAATGGCAAATGGAGGTACTATGTATCTTGTAGCCCTGACCATGAGCTCGACCTATCCGAGGACGAGATGGATTATGAGGACAGTCCTATAGAGTTCCTTGACATG GTTCAATCGTTGTCGAGGATGATTATCATGGATGAGAATGGGAAGCAG GCACGGGTTCGTGAGACGGGTGCCTCCTCTTCCAGATCGACCACAGGAGAGGTCAATGCCTTGAAGGAGGAAGTGACAACCCTAAAAGCTCAACTTGCAGCCCAGGGCGAGCAGATGAGTATTATTGTACGGGCCTTACAGATGTCCGGCCTCAACTTGCACCTAATCTTGCTCCACCTTCGACCTCCCAGCCACTTCGCCCAGCCGATACCCAGTAGTCTGATATATCAAACATATAAGACTACTTgttacaattttttcttttttgttccgagttttatcttttttgttcggacatcttgtatgtacattttcatatattttataattaaataa